ACTTTGAATATGAACAATGTTCAGTTCGTTCGAATGCTTAATGTTCAATTTGATGGTGACTGACCTTTTAAAATTTAGTTCAAATTGCTGTTGTTACTCTGTGGAAGTCAGAAACAAGTAAATTTGTAATTTGATATACAGCTCGCATCTTCTTCCCTGGGACTGCTCGGGCAAAGGCAGGGCATGTAATGATCATAAAGGCATCCTTCCTATGAGGAGAAGACGTGGGGTTCTGGGGCCTTATGGAGTTCTGGACCCCTTGATATACCGTGCTCACTTCTGTTGCCTATTGAAGTTAATTTGGGGAGCCAGGTGCTTGCATCCACCCCCTAAACATTGAGGGCATCTGTTGTGTAATATTGAAATGAACATCATTTATAAATAATGCATCTCTTTAGAATAATATTGACACATCTAGTAATGGGTTCAAGTTCGAAAGTCAAGGCTGTTATTGACGGTGAGGGAGACTGCCAGATGGGTGTGCAGTGTGAGAGTTAGGGAAATTGGAAGGTGATTATTTTCCTACGGATGCAATTTTTCAATGCCATTGTGGGTTAGGCGGCAAGGTGCATGTTATTTCTTCTATTCATACCTGAAAATCACTTAGGAGCTTCCAGACGTTCCATGTTTCTGCTGGCAAACAAATAGATTCATTCGGCGTCAGACATTACCTTTTCTAGGTTTTTAGAGAGTActtcctctgtaaactaatataagaccTAGTGATCTAAACggtcttatattagtttacagaggaagTACTTGTTATTGCTGTAGATATGCATTTTATGGAGGACTGCCATAAGTCCATAACCGACTCGCTAGATAGAATTATACACATGCTTATCGAGTATCTCTTCAAGCCGATTTATTGCTGTATATATGCATTCTACCAAGAGTGACTGTCATACCATACCCGCTAGAGATGCAACCTAAAGTACTGTTGTCTGTGGGCAATTTATGTTGTGTGAAAATCCGTTCCTGTTTTGACTAAGCTTATCGAGTAATTTACTCTTCAGCTTGATCCCATACCAAGAGGAGTCCATGGCGGGCATGGTTTTTCTTGGGTGGCATCAATCAAAATATATATTTCAAGAATGCCTTTTGAACCATTGACACCCTTGTCTTTGATTTAGGATCCACTTCTAGTTGACCCATATGACATGGATCAATATAATAAGATGGTAAGCACTCTAGACACTAGCAAGAAAAAGACTCCAGATGAAGAGGCTTTGTATGTGGTAAGACATTGATCCTGTTTTCATCTATCTACCATTTTTGTATTTAACATCGCTTCTAATAAAATGCACATATTGCCTATTTTTGCAGACGACTTTGAAGGCATTGTCAGAAGCAGTATCCAAAATAGACATCACATACCATCATTTGCTTTTGAACAATGTAATGTCATATTGAGTACTACTCTTGCATCTCCATTTGGTTTGTCGAGTTACTTGAATCTCACTAAAAACATGCGTTTCAGATATTTACCATCCGCATCTGGTACTTGCAAAGAGATACATTGGATGCTTTCTTAGACCTAATAACCAGATTGGTATTCTTCTAATTGCACTTACATTATTTCCTGCATAATTCTTATGGGTGTCTGACTAATTGATTATTTGTCCATCCAGGCTGCAGTGGCAGATCAGTATCTCAGAGAATGTTTGCAGATGCTTGTGAACAACTTTACACCGCCTCTTGTTCAACGCAATGAGCTGCCCAGATGGGCGGTTTCAAGGAAGAAGGACATTTTTTTTCATCTGTGCGAGAGTTTGAAAACGATCTCCGATACTGTACCCTTAGCACCAAGGATATTAAGGGATATAATAGATCGGAGTATGCCGAAGTTATTTGATAACAAAGCTGTACGTGTGGGCACTATTGTATTATCTGCTTTCGTAGTAATTGTGTTCTATTTTACTGTCTCGCATTTCCTTGTTTGTGTGAAATCCTAGGCCAACAATACATAAATGCTGAAAAGGGATCTTGGTTGCTCCAGTTCATCTTCCAATTAGCGTTAAATCTGCAGATCCTAGACGCCTACATCTTCGATAATTGCAGATATTTCTAATACCAACACCGACTTGTTATTGTTTAGCTTCTGTATGTTTATGTGAAGGTCTTTTCTGTCTTATAAGCTTCTTCTATATCAAGTGATAGTTTGCATCGGGCTACCTTGCATCAGCTTTGTGTTGACAATATATGATTCCTACTTGTGTCACTTATACATGGAAAAATCAACCACCAACTTTGTTCATTATTTCATAGAGTATTGTTTCTTATGTCTTTGCAGAAGATGGTCTCGTTTGTCGAATGCATGTTGGGGCTAGATACTGACAGAATGGGGGACCTTATTGGGGCTACATTGCTGGCGAAAGTTGTGGATCTACTTACGGAGTTGGATGTATGCTCCTTTTTTGTGCCGCCACTGTTTTTTCTATCCTGCAACTAATTCTGGACATTTTTTGATTGGTGAATTTTGCAGGTTAATATAACCTGGGAAGATATTATTCAAGGGGAGCataacaaaggtatatttgaaaTGGAGCTTGAAGATTTGAATGAGGATGAGGATGGCCTTGGACAAGCGGGAACAAAGGTTCATGCATTGTACTTAAAAATTATGCCTATCTAATCGTGTAGCATAGCAAAGTTGCTGACTCAGTATTCATTTTGCCGGCTAGGTCCTTTTTGGAGGAAATGCATGTGCCGAAAAGCTTGACAGCTTAATGGTTGTTGTATGCGAGCACCTTAAGTCATGTGCGGAGCGTGGGTACCTAGATAAGGTGAGTATGTACCATGCAGTATATCCTGCTCTTTGGAAAGAAAAAAATTGCCCTCATATTGTAGTACCCCTAACTTAATTCTCCTACTCCTTCCAGTTCACGAGTAAGTAATAATTTGAACATCTTCGGTCAAACTTTTAAAGCTTTGAACCATGTTCACCTTGGTATTTTCGCTTTGAGACTGCCAATATTTAGACTGGTTAGTTAAAAACCATATGTATATTTGTGTCGAGAAGTATCTCTAGATTGTTATAGTTCTCTTGGGTTTTATGCATGCACTCTATTACAAATTAGTTGTCAAAGTTAAAATCTTGAAGATCGTGTCAATGTAGAAAACGCCATCCTTTTTGTGAACTTCATGGAGTAGTGTAAACAAGGAAATATAACTGTTGAAGCTGAATTGGTATTTTTTTAATCTGTCATTTCTCACATTCTGGTTTGAACTGGTCAGGAATTTGACATTCTGAAGGCTATATTTCGAGCATCTGTGCTGAGGGTGCACAGATCAAAATTTTGCCAGGTCAGGATTCTCTGTTATTTGGTGTATGTGTAAGCTAGATTCACTAGGATTTCAAGCTTGTATTGAGTTTTATTCACCTTCATGTTTTCTCACTTTGCTTTTCATTTCACCTTCTTATATTTCACCGTATTGTTCTAACTTTGCAGTTTATCATGTTCTATGCCTGCTCACTGGATCCTAAAATCTGTGGTCTTGAATTTGCTTTTTTTCTTACCGAAATTTTTTTGAACAAGGAAGAGGATCCAATTTCAAGGTATGTCTTGGCATGTGAGGAATACATTGTACAATCACAGCTTGCTTTATATGCCGTGGCGATTCATCAATTCTTTGCTTTGTTGCCACACTTTGCTTTAGTCATGTTTGGCAACTTTGATAATCTTGTGGCTGGTGTTTGCATTGTGACAATAGTTGTGTCGAGCCATGCTTTCTTGGGTCTTTCAGCCATCTGTCATAGACATGTCTCTCTGCCAAGTTGCCACAATTGTAGCAAGAAATGTTTACACAGACAATTCATACATACACCCGTCATATTTTCTCTGGCTGCAGTCAGTAGTATATTCTATTATGATCCCCATTTATAGCATAAGCTTGTACAGGTTGAAGAAATGCTAATTACCACTCATGCTTTGAAATACAGGATGTCTGCAGTTTCGTATGTTGGAAGCTATCTGTCTCGGGCCAGGTTTATTTCCGCTGATACGGTTCTTGCTATACTCAAAAAGTGTGTAAAGAAATTCTTCTCGTTGTGATTTGCCTGATGTTCTTCTCAGATCTAAAATCATCTTTATTTGCTTTACCCAGAATAGTGGATTGGTGCGATGAATATTGTGTCCTTCAGAACAGAGGGACCACAGCTAATCCGAATCATCAAATATTTTACGGGGCCTGTCAGGTTAGTTATTCCACCATATTCCATTTACGACATAAAGGTTTTTTTTTGTGAGGgtgtgggggtgggggtgggggggggggggggtgggatgTCTGGGCACTGGACCGAATTCATTTGTTAAATTGTGGGGTATGTACATTTAGTGTTGGTTCCATTTTTGGCATCACATTCTCTGTAAGCACTTATTTTCATGTTTGTAAATCTGCAGGCTGTGATGTATGTCCTTTGCTTTCGCTTGAGATCTATTATGGATTATCCCAATCTTAAAGCACAGCTTTTTCAATTGTCTTTTGGATTTATCTTGAACCACCGTCTGGAACCTCTAAAGGTCTGTATGACATGCACTCTCTGCCACCTTTGATAATATGCTCCCTTCACATATCTACATGAGTGGCGCATTTTGATGTTTGGCATCATTAACTGGGAAATACCATGCTATGTTGGCGGTTCACATTTTCTTCTGTTATCCTAGGTGTGCTTGCCTTCAATAGTAAACGAGTTCCTGAGACAGGCCAAGGATGCCGGATTGTTCGCTGCATCCATGTATTCAGCAGCTGAAGATGCAATCGAATCTGATTTGTCCAGGGCTTTTGGAGGAATCAACAGACTTGACACCTTCTTCCCATTTGATCCTTACCTGCTAAAAGAATCGGACAGGTTTGCACCACCTGACATTATTACTTTTGAAATGTATTACAGCGGCATTGAACCACTGCTCTTTGCATTGTTTGTGCCATGTGGATTATACAATGTCTAGTAAGCCCTGTTGCTGCTGTTGTTGGACTTTTCTTAGGTTTCAGAACTATTACTTTGACAAAAGCTGTTTGGGATTTCAGTTTATTTTTTTTCTTGAAAGTGGATTTCAGTTTCTGTTATCTGTATCTGGAGAAGAGCTGCTAGTTGTCCTCGTCATATTAATTTTTGCTCCGCTTGTGCCTGCAGATATATCCGTCCAAATTTCGAGTTCTGGTCCATGGTCAAGACGACATACAGCAATGACAAGGACGATGACGACGATGAGCTGCTGGACCTTGATGCCCCTGAAATGAACGTGGGCAGCTTGGACGATCATGTCGAGATAGATATCAACAGCGACGACGACGAGCTGGAGTACTCGATGAACAAGATGTCTATAACCCCGCACCACTCCTTCTACCACGGGATGGCCGCGGACGGTGGTGATGCTGGCCTCAGCATGCCCGCGAGGATCAGACCTTCAGCGAGCCCCCCGTCACGATGGGCCATGTCAGGATCACCGTAGGTTGAAGAGACAGCTGAGCCGACTGTACAACAAGGGTCCTTTGGTAGTTTGTGGAGTAATGTCAAACGGCCCATTCACTCGGGTGGTGATGCTGGCCTCAGCATGCCCGCGAGGATCAGACCTTCAGCGAGCCCCCCGTCACGATGGGCCATGTCAGGATCACCGTAGGTTGAAGAGACAGCTGAGCCGACTGTACAACAAGGGTCCTTTGGTAGTTTGTGGAGTAATGTCAAACGGCCCATTCACTCGGGTGTGTTAAAGCCCAACCAGGTACGAACTTTTGGGGTTGAAAGTGTTAAGTGCAGATGTTGTTAGAAGACGGCAGTTGTTGAGTGGCTGTGagattatactccctccgttcccaaatactaattctttctagagatttcaacaaatgactacgtacgaagcaaaatgagtgaatctgcactctAAAGTATGTCCACATATATCCATATGTTATAGTctatttgaaatgtctaaaaagactaatatttaggaacggagggagtatatgctaGGATGTATGTACATCTCCGAGATATACGCGTGAGACGACCTGATGTGGAATGGTACGTCATACTGGCGACAGCAGTGCAGTAAGCCCTGTTGCGTATCTCGTAGATCTCATAGATGGAAGAGTGTAACATGTCGTCCACAGCCGGTTCCTGCAAGCTGTAGACGGAAGAGAAGCCCCGAAATCT
The sequence above is a segment of the Aegilops tauschii subsp. strangulata cultivar AL8/78 chromosome 6, Aet v6.0, whole genome shotgun sequence genome. Coding sequences within it:
- the LOC109754600 gene encoding uncharacterized protein isoform X1 encodes the protein MGAELRRDDMAEAAVKPIRDSVAFRFVEHVLQSVRMDPLLVDPYDMDQYNKMVSTLDTSKKKTPDEEALYVTTLKALSEAVSKIDITYHHLLLNNIFTIRIWYLQRDTLDAFLDLITRLAAVADQYLRECLQMLVNNFTPPLVQRNELPRWAVSRKKDIFFHLCESLKTISDTVPLAPRILRDIIDRSMPKLFDNKAKMVSFVECMLGLDTDRMGDLIGATLLAKVVDLLTELDVNITWEDIIQGEHNKGIFEMELEDLNEDEDGLGQAGTKVLFGGNACAEKLDSLMVVVCEHLKSCAERGYLDKEFDILKAIFRASVLRVHRSKFCQFIMFYACSLDPKICGLEFAFFLTEIFLNKEEDPISRMSAVSYVGSYLSRARFISADTVLAILKKIVDWCDEYCVLQNRGTTANPNHQIFYGACQAVMYVLCFRLRSIMDYPNLKAQLFQLSFGFILNHRLEPLKVCLPSIVNEFLRQAKDAGLFAASMYSAAEDAIESDLSRAFGGINRLDTFFPFDPYLLKESDRYIRPNFEFWSMVKTTYSNDKDDDDDELLDLDAPEMNVGSLDDHVEIDINSDDDELEYSMNKMSITPHHSFYHGMAADGGDAGLSMPARIRPSASPPSRWAMSGSP
- the LOC109754600 gene encoding uncharacterized protein isoform X2; translated protein: MDQYNKMVSTLDTSKKKTPDEEALYVTTLKALSEAVSKIDITYHHLLLNNIFTIRIWYLQRDTLDAFLDLITRLAAVADQYLRECLQMLVNNFTPPLVQRNELPRWAVSRKKDIFFHLCESLKTISDTVPLAPRILRDIIDRSMPKLFDNKAKMVSFVECMLGLDTDRMGDLIGATLLAKVVDLLTELDVNITWEDIIQGEHNKGIFEMELEDLNEDEDGLGQAGTKVLFGGNACAEKLDSLMVVVCEHLKSCAERGYLDKEFDILKAIFRASVLRVHRSKFCQFIMFYACSLDPKICGLEFAFFLTEIFLNKEEDPISRMSAVSYVGSYLSRARFISADTVLAILKKIVDWCDEYCVLQNRGTTANPNHQIFYGACQAVMYVLCFRLRSIMDYPNLKAQLFQLSFGFILNHRLEPLKVCLPSIVNEFLRQAKDAGLFAASMYSAAEDAIESDLSRAFGGINRLDTFFPFDPYLLKESDRYIRPNFEFWSMVKTTYSNDKDDDDDELLDLDAPEMNVGSLDDHVEIDINSDDDELEYSMNKMSITPHHSFYHGMAADGGDAGLSMPARIRPSASPPSRWAMSGSP